One stretch of Amycolatopsis sp. NBC_00345 DNA includes these proteins:
- a CDS encoding phage portal protein produces the protein MAVNLAELTPDQWITRITRQHDAQIPELETLDSYYEGAQSLSYMHPELLRRLDTRVRQVVINWPELVVDSLDERLDVTGFRLGGEQAADRELWNIWRANRLGLHSEQAHIDALALGQSFAIVGTNEQDPSTPLVTVESPFDVHVDIDPRTREVRAALKRQFSEDGGGDLSEAYATLYLPNETIWYSSDNGGGVWEETDRDGHGMGVVPVVPLVNRPRTRRRRFAPPRLGRSELASVLPLSDAACKIATDMMVIAEFHAMPRRYALGFDKDDFVDGKGNPLTPWEAVAGVLWASSKSPKDDGVAVGQFPEADLSNFHNTLNALARLVASLSGLPPHFLGYSTENPASAEGIRSSESRHIKRAERRQRSFGDGWDRVVQRVLHVRDGRVPDEALRVETQWVDPATPTFAAQADGVVKLYSADKLLPRRSARRALGYSDAQIQDMETEDQQAYSRVSGGDMAAEYGPKPDGDPAELADQQEQQPEERPSVIAGSRLRPALAVQFREPATAASS, from the coding sequence ATGGCCGTGAACCTCGCCGAGCTGACCCCCGATCAGTGGATCACCCGCATCACCCGCCAGCACGACGCGCAGATCCCCGAGCTGGAAACCCTCGACTCCTACTACGAGGGCGCACAGTCGCTGTCGTACATGCACCCGGAGTTGCTGCGCCGCCTGGACACCCGCGTGCGGCAGGTCGTGATCAACTGGCCCGAACTCGTCGTCGACAGCCTGGACGAACGCCTCGACGTGACCGGCTTCCGGCTCGGTGGTGAGCAGGCCGCGGATCGGGAGCTGTGGAACATCTGGCGGGCGAACCGGCTGGGCCTGCACTCCGAACAGGCGCACATTGACGCTCTGGCGCTGGGCCAGTCGTTCGCGATCGTCGGCACGAACGAGCAGGACCCCAGCACACCGCTGGTGACGGTCGAATCGCCGTTTGACGTGCACGTGGACATCGACCCGCGCACCCGCGAGGTGCGGGCGGCGTTGAAGCGGCAGTTCTCCGAGGACGGTGGCGGGGACCTGTCGGAGGCTTACGCGACGCTGTACCTGCCGAACGAGACCATCTGGTACTCCTCCGACAACGGCGGCGGGGTCTGGGAGGAGACCGACCGCGACGGGCACGGCATGGGCGTGGTTCCCGTCGTGCCGCTGGTGAACCGGCCCCGGACCAGGCGCCGACGGTTTGCACCCCCTCGGCTCGGGCGTTCGGAGCTGGCGAGCGTGCTGCCGCTGTCGGACGCGGCGTGCAAGATCGCCACGGACATGATGGTCATTGCGGAGTTCCACGCGATGCCGCGCCGGTACGCGCTCGGGTTCGACAAGGACGACTTCGTCGACGGCAAGGGCAACCCGCTGACCCCGTGGGAAGCCGTCGCCGGCGTCCTGTGGGCGTCGTCGAAGTCGCCGAAGGATGACGGGGTCGCGGTCGGGCAGTTCCCTGAGGCGGACCTGTCGAACTTCCACAACACCCTCAACGCCCTGGCCCGCCTGGTCGCGAGCCTCTCCGGGCTGCCGCCGCACTTCCTCGGCTACAGCACCGAAAACCCGGCCTCCGCCGAGGGGATCCGGTCCTCGGAGTCCCGGCACATCAAGCGGGCCGAGCGGCGGCAACGCTCGTTCGGCGACGGCTGGGACCGCGTCGTGCAGCGCGTCCTGCACGTGCGCGACGGACGGGTACCGGACGAGGCGCTGCGGGTGGAAACCCAGTGGGTGGACCCGGCCACGCCGACGTTCGCCGCCCAAGCGGACGGCGTGGTCAAGCTCTACAGCGCGGACAAGCTCCTGCCGCGCCGTTCCGCCCGCCGCGCGCTGGGCTACTCCGACGCGCAGATCCAGGACATGGAGACCGAGGACCAGCAGGCGTACAGCCGGGTCAGCGGCGGCGACATGGCCGCCGAGTACGGCCCCAAGCCCGACGGTGATCCGGCCGAGCTGGCCGACCAGCAGGAGCAGCAGCCGGAGGAACGGCCGAGCGTGATTGCCGGGTCCCGGCTGCGTCCAGCGCTGGCCGTGCAGTTCCGCGAACCCGCGACGGCGGCCAGCTCGTGA
- a CDS encoding terminase TerL endonuclease subunit, which produces MEARNDPARENAFRQYRLNQWVSQSTRWMPMHLYTACTGTEFAEPDRLRELVARRPAWGGLDLASKLDLTAWCLVVPDGIDGHVSSLWRFWLPEAGVDFLDEHTDHRVSQWVEQGWITTTPGEVIDYEVIEADIAADCAALRVADINYDEWSGEPVRQRLERVTRVDMYPVPQTFRGMTHGMTELMTLTRSRSWSHHGNPVAAFCFDSVEVRHPPGEPDLIRPDKPQRGKTGKRIDAVPTAAMAVSGWRLRGQKPKKSGQMVVMG; this is translated from the coding sequence CTGGAGGCACGCAACGACCCGGCCCGGGAGAACGCGTTCCGCCAGTACCGGCTGAACCAGTGGGTGAGCCAGTCCACGCGGTGGATGCCGATGCACCTCTACACGGCGTGCACTGGCACCGAGTTCGCCGAACCCGACCGGTTGCGGGAGCTGGTCGCCCGCCGGCCTGCGTGGGGCGGGCTCGACCTCGCCTCCAAACTCGACCTGACCGCCTGGTGCCTCGTCGTGCCGGACGGCATCGACGGCCACGTCTCGTCGCTGTGGCGGTTCTGGCTGCCCGAGGCCGGGGTGGACTTCCTCGACGAGCACACCGACCACCGCGTCTCCCAGTGGGTCGAGCAGGGATGGATCACCACCACCCCGGGCGAGGTCATCGACTACGAGGTGATCGAGGCCGACATCGCCGCCGACTGCGCCGCCCTGCGGGTCGCGGACATCAACTACGACGAATGGAGCGGCGAACCCGTCCGCCAACGGCTGGAACGGGTGACACGGGTCGACATGTACCCGGTGCCGCAGACGTTCCGCGGAATGACCCACGGCATGACCGAACTCATGACCCTGACCCGCTCGCGCTCGTGGTCGCACCACGGCAACCCGGTGGCGGCGTTCTGCTTCGACTCGGTGGAGGTGCGCCATCCACCCGGCGAACCCGACCTCATCCGACCCGACAAACCCCAGCGCGGGAAGACCGGCAAGCGCATTGACGCGGTACCCACCGCCGCCATGGCGGTATCCGGGTGGCGGCTGCGCGGCCAGAAGCCGAAGAAGTCCGGCCAGATGGTCGTCATGGGCTGA
- a CDS encoding VG15 protein has product MTATRADRAYYLAQQRIVRDVTNTAQAAWSGLDPADPRGSWTEARSTIVDAVAQAQADAAALAPRYIAGTLAAAGAVSRPLGEIVAAAFAGRAANGLSLASLMDFAFTYYRRALAPHDPPSEASSMGLARLLRYSSTEVADAGRLAVHVGSVLEPEVAGYERVVHLPACGGCIQLAGRLYRYSTGFLRHPRCDCSMKPVTREQWRTQRAGNTPAALFEAMTRQQQDKAFGPGGAAAIRAGADLSRVINARRKGSVYVAGGREYTRDSTTVRGVGRQLGQLGRTRGQRHRTSGTARPTPAQLVTSVSDKAELIEQLRRFGYVVEQVF; this is encoded by the coding sequence GTGACCGCGACCCGCGCCGATCGGGCGTACTACCTCGCCCAGCAGCGCATCGTCCGCGACGTCACCAACACCGCACAGGCCGCCTGGTCCGGGCTGGACCCGGCGGACCCGCGCGGGTCCTGGACCGAGGCCCGGTCGACGATCGTCGACGCAGTCGCGCAGGCCCAGGCTGACGCGGCGGCGCTGGCACCGCGCTACATCGCGGGGACACTCGCCGCGGCCGGTGCGGTCTCGCGGCCGCTCGGCGAGATAGTGGCCGCCGCCTTCGCCGGCCGGGCCGCGAACGGGCTGTCGCTGGCGTCGCTGATGGACTTCGCGTTCACCTACTACCGCCGCGCCCTCGCCCCGCACGACCCGCCGTCCGAGGCGTCGTCGATGGGGCTGGCGCGGCTGCTGCGCTACAGCTCCACCGAAGTCGCCGACGCCGGGCGCCTCGCCGTGCACGTCGGCAGCGTCCTGGAACCGGAAGTGGCCGGGTACGAGCGGGTGGTGCACCTGCCCGCGTGCGGCGGCTGCATCCAGCTCGCCGGACGGCTTTACCGCTACAGCACGGGTTTCCTGCGCCATCCCCGCTGCGACTGCTCGATGAAACCGGTCACCCGGGAGCAGTGGCGCACCCAGCGGGCGGGCAACACCCCGGCCGCGCTGTTCGAGGCGATGACCCGGCAGCAGCAGGACAAGGCGTTCGGACCGGGCGGTGCGGCGGCGATCCGGGCCGGGGCCGACCTGTCCCGCGTCATCAACGCCCGCCGCAAGGGCTCCGTCTACGTCGCCGGAGGCCGCGAGTACACCCGCGACTCGACCACCGTGCGCGGCGTCGGCCGCCAGCTCGGGCAGCTCGGCCGCACGCGCGGGCAGCGCCACCGCACATCAGGCACCGCCCGCCCGACACCTGCCCAGCTCGTCACCAGCGTCAGCGATAAGGCCGAGCTGATCGAGCAGCTACGCCGCTTCGGATACGTGGTCGAACAAGTTTTCTAG
- a CDS encoding phage terminase small subunit P27 family, with product MPPAVEIVPPEWVSEKGRAVWDRLAPSMITRKILTAWDVDAFGVLCEALARYAVATALVNGSALLVPGGGGQVPNPALKVQADSERTFLTFAARFGLTPSDRQAIKTEVSADGGTSGDAGRLLS from the coding sequence GTGCCCCCGGCAGTGGAGATCGTGCCGCCGGAGTGGGTGTCGGAGAAGGGCCGGGCGGTCTGGGATCGGCTGGCGCCGAGCATGATCACCCGCAAGATCCTGACCGCGTGGGACGTCGATGCCTTCGGCGTGCTGTGTGAGGCGCTGGCCCGCTACGCCGTGGCAACCGCCCTGGTCAACGGGTCGGCGCTGCTGGTGCCCGGCGGCGGGGGCCAGGTACCCAACCCAGCGTTGAAGGTCCAGGCCGACTCGGAGCGGACGTTCCTGACCTTCGCGGCCCGGTTCGGCCTGACCCCGTCGGACCGGCAGGCGATCAAGACCGAGGTGAGCGCCGATGGCGGCACCTCGGGCGACGCGGGCCGCCTCCTCTCCTAA
- a CDS encoding terminase large subunit domain-containing protein produces the protein MCGWSFDGRACRQRGDHLCKQRADHAQAFAEEICVHTKDRWARTPFILAGWQRDDIVRPLFGEVRWDPEWECYVRRYRSGWIELARKNGKSELLAFVALYLLVGDGVESAEVYGAARDKDQARLVFNVAARMVALSPVLSKRLRVIEHSARIVDERTNSVYQVIAADALGNLGSNPSCVIFDEVLTQPNGDLWSALRTGMGTRVQPLLLAATTAGNDPASFAKSEHDECVKIAEDPARAPHRFVYLRNLPADADPWDEANWYFSNPALGDFPPWPRCGRRRWRHATTRPGRTRSASTG, from the coding sequence GTGTGCGGATGGTCCTTCGACGGACGTGCCTGCCGCCAACGCGGCGACCACCTCTGTAAACAGCGCGCCGACCATGCGCAGGCGTTCGCCGAAGAGATCTGTGTCCACACGAAAGACCGGTGGGCGCGGACCCCGTTCATCCTCGCCGGCTGGCAGCGGGACGACATCGTGCGCCCGCTGTTCGGTGAGGTGCGGTGGGATCCGGAGTGGGAGTGCTACGTCCGCCGCTACCGCTCGGGCTGGATCGAGCTGGCCCGCAAGAACGGCAAGTCGGAGCTGCTGGCGTTCGTCGCGCTGTACCTGCTCGTCGGTGACGGCGTCGAGTCCGCCGAGGTCTACGGCGCCGCCCGCGACAAGGACCAAGCACGGCTGGTGTTCAACGTCGCCGCCCGCATGGTCGCACTCTCGCCGGTGCTGTCCAAGCGCCTGCGGGTGATCGAGCACTCGGCGCGGATCGTCGACGAGCGGACCAACTCCGTGTACCAGGTCATCGCGGCCGACGCACTGGGCAACCTCGGGTCGAACCCGTCGTGCGTGATCTTCGACGAGGTCCTGACCCAGCCGAACGGCGACCTGTGGTCGGCGCTGCGGACCGGCATGGGCACCCGGGTGCAGCCGCTGCTGCTCGCCGCCACGACGGCGGGCAACGACCCTGCCTCCTTCGCCAAGTCCGAGCACGACGAGTGCGTGAAGATCGCCGAGGACCCGGCCCGCGCGCCGCACCGGTTCGTCTACCTGCGCAACCTCCCCGCCGACGCGGACCCGTGGGACGAGGCGAACTGGTACTTCTCCAACCCGGCGCTCGGCGACTTCCCTCCCTGGCCGCGCTGCGGGAGGAGGCGCTGGAGGCACGCAACGACCCGGCCCGGGAGAACGCGTTCCGCCAGTACCGGCTGA
- a CDS encoding helix-turn-helix domain-containing protein, which yields MPDNNLGSRVRELRAWRGLDLRVAADLAGLSYGYLGKLERGDMPINSRQTLEAIAWALRVAPDEITGVTPEPAGHASPELHDAANSLADLLSGWWVGEVPDTPGRPLPEVLAELRAFHASRNLNGPRGAGDYPTQVAKLIPLIRDLLVAAADPATGREALTPLLTGYHVAGSISARLRLPGMPSMAAERMQQVADKLGDPVWQSVASWGRAHFISSTSRSRQYELAVSVADSAPPDRPETRGMANLTAALAAAAQGQADVAHTHLTEAAGIAERIEPDTSPWPAGIMQFGRTNAGIFRVSIGVELGEGARIAEVASKVRPETISSGRQASFWADYGRALMSERKHRGQGLPALLKAEVLAPHQLYRDPFVRAVVSSQLTTAGQDTFGRELRGLAWRMGLAPIG from the coding sequence GTGCCCGATAACAATCTCGGCAGCCGGGTCCGCGAACTCCGCGCTTGGCGGGGGCTGGACCTTCGCGTTGCCGCCGACTTGGCTGGTCTGTCCTACGGGTATCTGGGCAAGCTTGAGCGCGGCGATATGCCGATCAATTCTCGGCAGACGCTGGAGGCGATCGCGTGGGCGCTGCGCGTCGCTCCAGACGAGATCACCGGTGTAACTCCGGAACCGGCCGGGCACGCGTCGCCGGAATTGCACGATGCCGCGAACTCCCTCGCTGACCTGCTCAGTGGCTGGTGGGTAGGGGAAGTGCCCGACACACCTGGCCGTCCGCTGCCCGAGGTGCTGGCCGAACTGCGCGCGTTCCACGCGTCGCGCAACCTCAACGGCCCGCGCGGTGCTGGGGACTACCCGACTCAGGTGGCGAAGCTGATACCGCTGATCCGTGACCTTCTCGTCGCGGCCGCCGATCCCGCGACTGGCCGGGAAGCGCTCACGCCGCTGCTGACCGGCTATCACGTCGCGGGCAGCATCTCCGCCCGCCTGCGTCTGCCGGGAATGCCGTCGATGGCGGCGGAGCGGATGCAGCAGGTCGCCGACAAGTTAGGTGACCCGGTCTGGCAGTCCGTCGCGTCCTGGGGTCGCGCGCATTTCATCTCCAGCACGTCCCGGTCCCGGCAGTACGAGCTGGCGGTGTCGGTGGCTGACAGCGCTCCGCCGGATCGCCCAGAGACGCGTGGCATGGCGAACCTCACCGCGGCCTTGGCCGCCGCCGCGCAGGGACAGGCCGACGTCGCGCACACGCACCTGACTGAGGCGGCGGGGATCGCCGAGCGGATCGAGCCGGATACGAGCCCGTGGCCGGCCGGGATCATGCAGTTCGGGCGCACGAACGCGGGGATCTTCCGGGTGAGCATCGGCGTCGAACTCGGCGAGGGTGCGCGGATCGCCGAGGTGGCATCGAAGGTGCGCCCGGAGACCATCTCCAGCGGGCGGCAGGCTAGCTTCTGGGCCGACTACGGTCGCGCTCTGATGTCAGAGCGCAAGCACCGTGGACAGGGACTGCCAGCGCTGCTCAAGGCTGAGGTGCTGGCACCGCATCAGCTGTACCGCGACCCCTTCGTGCGCGCGGTGGTGTCGAGCCAGCTCACGACAGCCGGGCAGGACA
- a CDS encoding MAB_1171c family putative transporter, with protein sequence MPIPVAQLQQLLTWLAVTAALLYWIRSWQRSRTPGLLAMVKALASLDVALILGTDHGVHDWLFGIATLPNYIVHVLTLCSAYWLQLFVLYLAHPVDTIPAKVRTRTWVLVGAQVALGVLYLLGPLPSKLPAITAEAGNHTFVVAYLAVFELYLGLAMFDVVYVGRHAKDLPRGYLRTGLRLLRWGGIAGLAFVAHKALYSLAVRFNLNPPWAELGNVGASRVLTTAGILLLMAGVTVPAVAPRRQLLRHHRALEPLWRDLTAFAPELRYTATPARRLFGRPDITDRVRTRVTEINDVLVGPLQPYLDPKVYATALQPADTSPPNRAYAQAVTIATALATAEHGAPVHAEHPVAFTPAEATDDYREEAAWLAAVAAEYSTSTTVAAILKETSSHAADPVH encoded by the coding sequence ATGCCCATCCCCGTCGCGCAGCTCCAGCAGCTCCTGACGTGGCTGGCCGTGACCGCGGCCCTGCTCTACTGGATCAGGTCGTGGCAGCGCTCCCGCACGCCGGGACTGCTGGCCATGGTCAAGGCGCTTGCGTCGCTGGACGTCGCGCTGATCCTGGGCACCGACCACGGCGTCCACGACTGGCTGTTCGGTATCGCCACGCTGCCCAACTACATCGTGCACGTGCTCACGTTGTGCTCCGCCTACTGGCTCCAGCTGTTCGTGCTCTACCTCGCCCACCCGGTCGACACCATTCCCGCGAAGGTCCGAACCCGTACCTGGGTGCTGGTCGGGGCGCAGGTGGCGCTGGGCGTGCTGTACCTGCTCGGGCCGCTGCCGAGCAAGCTGCCCGCCATCACCGCCGAAGCAGGCAATCACACCTTCGTCGTGGCCTACCTCGCCGTGTTCGAGCTGTACCTCGGGCTGGCGATGTTCGACGTCGTGTACGTCGGCCGCCACGCCAAGGATCTTCCCCGCGGCTACCTGCGCACGGGGCTGCGGCTACTTCGCTGGGGCGGTATTGCCGGTCTCGCGTTCGTCGCACACAAGGCGCTCTACTCCCTCGCCGTCCGCTTCAACCTCAACCCGCCGTGGGCTGAACTCGGCAACGTCGGCGCCAGTCGCGTGCTGACCACCGCCGGAATCCTCCTGCTCATGGCCGGGGTCACCGTGCCCGCCGTCGCTCCGCGGCGCCAGCTCCTCCGCCACCACCGCGCGCTCGAACCGCTGTGGCGCGACCTGACCGCCTTCGCGCCCGAGCTCCGATACACCGCAACACCAGCTCGGCGACTGTTCGGACGACCCGACATCACTGATCGGGTCCGTACCCGCGTAACCGAGATCAACGACGTTCTCGTTGGCCCGCTCCAGCCGTATCTGGACCCGAAGGTCTACGCCACCGCGCTCCAGCCGGCCGACACCTCGCCGCCGAACCGGGCCTACGCGCAGGCCGTGACCATCGCCACGGCCCTGGCCACCGCAGAACACGGTGCGCCGGTTCACGCCGAGCACCCGGTAGCGTTCACACCGGCCGAAGCCACCGACGACTACCGCGAAGAAGCCGCATGGCTCGCGGCTGTTGCCGCCGAATACAGCACGTCGACCACCGTCGCCGCGATTCTCAAGGAGACCAGCAGCCATGCCGCCGACCCTGTCCACTGA